The following are encoded in a window of Roseivirga misakiensis genomic DNA:
- a CDS encoding ABC transporter permease, with amino-acid sequence MKFFTNGVKSLKRNRLFTFVNVLGLSLGMFCFLVSSLYVRDELTHDKWHENSDRIYLPSLGREVANGFSYTSPPFAVHNALLNDIPGVETVVNLAEVVTESFSFLKTYEVKGETFDSRKIYAAEPTFFDVFDFDLKIGDEKNALNDPKDIIISAELAEKHFGKENPIGEFITLKDKGTYSVSGVLKPIPSNSHLRFDLIIYADLNAHPYSSYKGNWQLGWGKNYVLMRDNYSIEDLTKDLDEIYQRNQPFDEPMIVGFDLFSDLYLDGRANGRERPVFGGDRKYIYIFSIVGALLFLVACFNYVNLKIAGSFAQTKDMAIRKVLGASKAKLILLSIGETALVAIISLVIAIIAVELSLGDVNQILGKRLDLSFIKQPELLLLPFGALALVVLISGIYPALVSSSFNISSLLKGSLPNVNRSVVRKLIVGFQFVICAGLLSSAFIIRGQAKYMINKDIGYNTENVFSIGLYENGFGRRYEQLKSELERIPQISAVTGSSLPSSMMGMFLPVIKDGEETQALFRTSPVDLNFNEVMEVELIKGQTFADIPESRLENAAIINETAYKSVGIEDIIGKKIDRFEIIGVVKDFHVASVKSEISPVILTINKEEIRNLQFKFRAGEKDVVMAQLEQLWKDQNVQKPLKTTELATFYANAFKREATLLTIFNGLTAMLVIIAFLGLFTIATFESQFRERELSIRKVLGADYLSLLKLSNGRFLGLVLISLLLSIPVTYELISGWLEGFPYRVESLTTYFITSSAVVLFLAVFVLSLNGHKNAQKNPVDVLRNE; translated from the coding sequence ATGAAGTTCTTTACCAACGGAGTTAAATCCCTCAAACGCAATAGGTTATTCACCTTTGTGAATGTTCTTGGCCTATCGCTTGGGATGTTCTGTTTCCTAGTTTCCTCGCTTTATGTTAGGGACGAACTGACACACGATAAATGGCATGAAAATTCAGATAGAATTTACCTGCCATCGCTTGGTAGAGAAGTAGCCAATGGGTTTAGTTATACAAGCCCGCCATTCGCAGTACATAACGCCCTGTTGAATGATATTCCAGGAGTAGAGACTGTTGTCAACTTGGCAGAAGTAGTGACTGAGAGTTTCTCTTTTTTGAAGACTTATGAAGTAAAGGGGGAGACTTTCGACTCTCGAAAAATATATGCAGCTGAGCCTACATTTTTCGATGTTTTCGATTTTGACCTAAAGATTGGTGACGAGAAAAATGCGCTGAACGATCCGAAAGATATAATCATATCGGCTGAGTTGGCTGAAAAGCATTTTGGTAAAGAAAACCCAATCGGTGAGTTTATTACCCTCAAAGATAAAGGTACTTATAGTGTATCTGGTGTATTGAAGCCAATTCCAAGCAATTCACACCTGCGTTTTGATTTGATCATTTATGCAGATTTAAATGCGCATCCCTATTCAAGTTATAAAGGTAACTGGCAGCTAGGATGGGGTAAAAATTACGTTCTCATGCGTGATAATTATTCAATTGAAGACCTGACGAAAGATCTAGACGAAATTTACCAACGAAATCAACCTTTCGATGAACCTATGATTGTAGGGTTCGACTTATTTAGTGACCTCTACCTAGATGGTCGAGCTAACGGACGGGAGAGACCCGTTTTCGGAGGTGATCGAAAGTACATCTACATTTTTTCAATTGTTGGTGCATTACTCTTTCTGGTTGCTTGTTTTAATTACGTGAACCTAAAAATTGCTGGTTCTTTTGCCCAAACCAAAGATATGGCTATCAGAAAGGTACTTGGTGCTAGCAAGGCCAAGCTGATCTTACTATCCATTGGCGAAACAGCGCTAGTTGCTATTATATCCTTGGTTATTGCCATCATTGCCGTGGAATTGAGTCTAGGAGATGTAAATCAAATTCTAGGTAAAAGATTAGATCTTTCCTTTATAAAACAGCCTGAGCTACTCTTGTTACCATTCGGAGCTTTAGCACTAGTCGTTTTAATATCGGGCATTTATCCTGCACTAGTTTCCTCCTCATTTAATATATCTAGCTTACTCAAAGGCAGCCTGCCTAATGTGAACCGATCGGTGGTTAGAAAACTTATTGTGGGTTTTCAATTTGTGATTTGTGCTGGTCTACTTTCAAGTGCATTTATCATAAGAGGACAGGCTAAATATATGATTAACAAAGATATAGGCTATAATACTGAGAATGTCTTTAGCATTGGTCTCTATGAAAATGGATTTGGACGGCGCTATGAACAGTTGAAGTCTGAATTGGAGCGAATACCTCAAATTTCGGCAGTCACAGGGTCTTCATTGCCAAGTAGTATGATGGGAATGTTTCTCCCAGTGATCAAAGATGGGGAAGAAACGCAGGCATTGTTCCGTACGAGTCCAGTTGATCTGAATTTTAATGAAGTAATGGAAGTGGAATTGATTAAGGGTCAAACCTTTGCCGATATTCCAGAATCTAGACTCGAAAATGCAGCAATTATCAATGAAACCGCCTATAAGTCGGTAGGGATAGAAGACATTATCGGTAAGAAGATTGATCGATTTGAGATTATCGGAGTGGTTAAGGATTTTCATGTAGCTAGTGTGAAATCTGAAATTTCCCCGGTGATTTTAACGATCAATAAAGAGGAAATAAGAAACTTACAATTCAAGTTTAGGGCAGGTGAGAAGGATGTTGTTATGGCACAACTGGAACAGCTGTGGAAAGATCAGAACGTTCAAAAGCCACTTAAAACGACAGAATTGGCCACTTTTTATGCAAACGCATTTAAAAGGGAGGCAACATTACTGACTATTTTCAATGGTTTAACGGCCATGCTAGTAATCATCGCCTTTCTTGGATTGTTTACCATTGCCACTTTTGAAAGTCAATTTAGAGAGCGCGAATTGAGCATAAGAAAAGTGTTGGGTGCCGATTATTTAAGCCTGTTGAAATTATCTAATGGTCGGTTTCTAGGCTTAGTGCTCATATCTCTGCTGCTATCTATTCCTGTAAC